In Nitrospira sp. MA-1, one genomic interval encodes:
- a CDS encoding potassium channel family protein: MAFLFRTHASRKASRLFFRRVVYMPTDLDPFRTLLSRIILVAMLFCFLTGILWLDRNGLKDQIDGEINFSDVVYFTMVTVTTVGYGDIVPVTTRARLIDAFVVTPVRIFLWVIFLGTAYQLAFRQFTEVFRMAKLQRSLDQHVVICGFGHTGYSTVKELLAKGTNPDHILVIDPGEERVRVAGELGVVALRGDATQEGILKYGAFLNEAKAVIIAAGRDDTNALILLTVRNLNSRCRVVVSAKEEENVKLFRQGGAQTIISPATYGGYMLAAAVDQHFLVDYLEDFLTAGGKVRIEERTADQQDVGKSAMDLRPDLLLRVYRQGTILSHWEFEKNHTLELGDVMLLFKPVSEDAASS; the protein is encoded by the coding sequence ATGGCATTTTTATTCCGCACCCATGCTTCCCGAAAAGCCTCCAGGCTCTTTTTTCGGCGGGTGGTGTACATGCCCACCGACCTTGACCCATTTCGGACGCTTCTGAGCCGGATTATATTGGTAGCCATGTTATTTTGTTTTTTGACAGGGATACTCTGGTTGGATCGCAACGGTCTCAAGGATCAAATTGATGGAGAGATAAATTTTTCAGATGTGGTGTATTTCACGATGGTCACCGTGACGACTGTTGGTTATGGGGACATTGTGCCGGTTACCACACGGGCCCGCCTGATTGATGCATTCGTCGTCACACCGGTCCGCATCTTTCTTTGGGTCATTTTTTTAGGGACGGCCTATCAACTGGCGTTCAGACAATTTACTGAGGTATTTCGCATGGCAAAACTCCAACGGTCTCTTGATCAGCATGTCGTCATTTGCGGATTCGGTCATACTGGCTATTCGACCGTCAAGGAACTGCTCGCTAAGGGGACGAACCCAGATCATATTTTGGTCATTGATCCAGGAGAAGAACGGGTACGCGTCGCTGGAGAATTGGGAGTTGTGGCACTCAGAGGGGACGCGACGCAGGAGGGAATCTTAAAGTATGGGGCGTTCCTCAATGAGGCCAAGGCCGTCATTATTGCCGCCGGACGAGATGATACGAATGCCCTTATCTTGTTAACCGTCAGGAATTTGAATTCACGTTGTCGGGTGGTTGTCAGTGCCAAGGAAGAAGAAAACGTCAAACTCTTTCGCCAGGGAGGGGCACAGACCATTATTTCGCCGGCGACGTATGGTGGATATATGTTAGCCGCCGCAGTGGATCAACATTTTTTGGTGGATTATTTGGAAGATTTCTTAACGGCAGGCGGGAAGGTCCGTATCGAAGAACGAACGGCCGACCAGCAGGATGTTGGAAAGTCCGCAATGGATTTGCGGCCGGATTTGCTGCTTCGGGTGTATCGGCAAGGTACGATACTTTCACACTGGGAGTTTGAAAAGAACCACACACTGGAGCTGGGGGATGTGATGCTATTGTTTAAACCGGTTTCGGAGGATGCAGCTTCTTCTTGA
- a CDS encoding SAM-dependent methyltransferase, producing the protein MNRIDTELGNALKGKIRTQGPITFRDFMAAALYDENMGFYAKAPKIGSPDGPFDTNARFPAFGYAIAKAITYAEKAVDVPLRVLELGGGTGQLGSNIMACLENDREYVVLEPSQGLRANQQQRGLQAIQNIESLPPKPTFVFGNEVLDALPVHRVMGMGHEEVLELYVDLDEDGEFCEQPRPLSTMALAERLSGERVQLGRGQVAEICLELKPFLKSIWKVVDPGYVIFIDYGDCAKNLYSHRHRNGTLRSYYHQKQIYDQFFAVGQQDLTADVDYTAACFLAEEVGFEVDGLIPQGRWLRNLGILDYKGSAGDRESDQEEIDVLTGPTSLGSTFDVLIFKTKGLSNGPGLQPAS; encoded by the coding sequence TTGAACCGGATTGATACGGAACTTGGCAACGCCTTGAAGGGCAAGATTCGAACGCAAGGGCCAATAACCTTCAGGGACTTTATGGCTGCGGCCTTATATGATGAAAATATGGGGTTTTATGCAAAGGCACCCAAAATTGGGAGTCCTGATGGGCCGTTTGACACCAATGCAAGATTTCCGGCCTTTGGATATGCCATTGCCAAAGCCATCACGTATGCAGAGAAGGCGGTAGATGTTCCCCTACGGGTCTTGGAATTAGGTGGAGGAACAGGTCAGTTAGGGAGCAATATAATGGCTTGTCTTGAAAACGATCGTGAATACGTAGTTCTAGAACCAAGCCAAGGGTTGCGAGCCAACCAACAGCAAAGAGGATTGCAGGCCATCCAAAATATTGAATCTTTACCCCCAAAACCGACATTTGTATTCGGAAATGAAGTGCTTGATGCATTGCCCGTTCATCGTGTGATGGGAATGGGACATGAGGAAGTTTTGGAATTGTATGTGGACCTGGATGAGGATGGAGAGTTTTGTGAGCAACCGAGGCCTCTTTCAACCATGGCTTTAGCAGAGCGGTTGAGTGGCGAGAGGGTGCAGCTTGGGCGAGGGCAAGTCGCAGAAATTTGTCTGGAGTTGAAACCATTCCTTAAAAGCATATGGAAAGTTGTGGATCCAGGGTATGTGATTTTTATCGATTATGGCGATTGTGCGAAAAATTTATATTCACATCGACATAGAAACGGGACTCTTCGTTCTTACTATCACCAGAAACAAATATACGACCAGTTTTTTGCTGTGGGCCAACAAGATTTGACGGCTGATGTGGATTATACCGCTGCTTGTTTCCTTGCAGAAGAGGTCGGTTTTGAAGTGGATGGGCTTATCCCGCAAGGAAGATGGCTGCGCAATCTTGGAATTCTGGATTATAAAGGCTCAGCAGGTGATAGGGAATCTGATCAAGAAGAGATTGATGTGCTCACTGGGCCTACTAGCTTGGGGAGTACCTTTGACGTTCTCATATTCAAAACCAAGGGTCTTTCTAATGGACCAGGCCTACAACCAGCCTCATGA
- a CDS encoding sulfite exporter TauE/SafE family protein, whose product MDFHYLLALLSGGVIGLLLGATGGGGSLVAIPLLVYVVGVPVQNATTMSLIVVGYSALFGAWHESRQQRVHFISALLFSLTGMVGAWVGAHGHQLVPDSLVLFSFGNLLLFISMWTFWKNYEGEQNDVPSGCAKEFSGRCALKALTLGWGVGLLTGFFGVGGGFLIVPALMFLMGFPIRLAIGTSLLIIALISIGGVIGHFREAHLDIVLTGLVLLGSLLGLMFASQVTRSIPAHHLRRGVAILIGVIGILLIVANARPLLF is encoded by the coding sequence ATGGACTTTCATTATTTGTTAGCACTCCTCTCTGGTGGCGTGATCGGTCTGTTATTGGGGGCCACGGGAGGGGGCGGATCGTTAGTGGCCATTCCATTATTGGTCTATGTCGTTGGCGTACCCGTTCAAAATGCCACGACCATGTCACTTATCGTGGTTGGCTATTCGGCTCTCTTTGGGGCATGGCATGAGAGCCGACAGCAGCGGGTTCACTTCATCTCTGCCCTTTTATTCAGCCTGACCGGAATGGTCGGCGCTTGGGTGGGCGCTCATGGCCACCAGCTCGTTCCAGACTCCCTGGTGCTTTTTTCGTTTGGCAATCTACTTTTGTTTATTAGCATGTGGACCTTTTGGAAAAATTATGAGGGAGAACAGAACGATGTCCCGAGCGGATGCGCAAAAGAATTTTCCGGGCGTTGTGCGCTGAAAGCCCTCACGCTCGGATGGGGGGTTGGCCTGTTGACAGGGTTTTTTGGGGTCGGAGGCGGATTTCTCATTGTTCCTGCTTTGATGTTTCTCATGGGATTTCCTATTCGGTTAGCTATTGGCACCTCGCTTCTCATTATTGCTCTTATTTCCATTGGTGGAGTGATCGGCCATTTCAGGGAGGCCCACCTGGATATTGTGTTAACGGGATTGGTGTTACTCGGCAGTCTTCTAGGGTTGATGTTTGCTTCACAAGTGACGCGATCTATTCCAGCACATCATCTGAGACGGGGAGTGGCCATCCTCATAGGTGTAATCGGCATATTGTTAATCGTGGCCAATGCCAGACCTCTCCTCTTTTAA
- a CDS encoding SLC13 family permease, translating to MNSDHLFFLGLMGIMLVFFIWERWRYDLVALSALLLSTLLGFVPSEEAFLGFGHPAVVTVAAVLIISRGLSNAGAVEILTRYVNVATSSSPSIHVAVLSSLGGLISTVMNNVGALALLMPVAIQSSVEAKRSPAVVLMPLAFGTILGGMVTLIGTPPNIIVAHYRAEVAGEPFGMFDFTPVGGIMALVGILFVALVGWRFIPIARRSQNAPQDLFSIQEYLTEVEVPENSKAIGKSLSELEMATEDSDALIIGLVRGDQSIRGAAWREHIQVGDVLVLEAGPQGINKFVSTLGLKLTGTQPKEEIQDSKKAPPAKRDEDMLLEAVVPPDRSWLVGRLAGSLKLRSRFGINLLGASRQGTPYRGRLREFRFKAGDVLLLQGEKERVLEVIGQLGCLPLAERGLQLGKPGQAWLAGGLFALALGSAMSGLASLPIALICSALGMVLLNIVSPRDVYQSVDWPVLVLLGAMIPIGQALERSGATTVLAQFLVNMMEGFPPIMLLGIIMVLTMTLSDVMNNAATAVVMAPLSVAVAQNLGVNTDPFLMAVAIGASCAFLTPIGHQNNLLVMGPGGYRFGDYWRMGLPLELLILLVSIPLLVFMWPLTGQS from the coding sequence GTGAACAGTGACCATCTCTTTTTCCTGGGCCTAATGGGAATCATGTTGGTGTTCTTTATCTGGGAACGATGGCGTTACGACTTGGTCGCCCTCAGTGCATTGCTTCTCTCAACACTTTTGGGGTTCGTTCCTTCCGAAGAGGCATTTCTAGGATTTGGTCATCCTGCGGTCGTCACCGTGGCGGCTGTGTTGATTATCAGTCGTGGGTTGAGTAATGCCGGAGCCGTGGAAATTCTCACGCGCTATGTCAATGTTGCCACGTCTTCTTCCCCGTCCATCCATGTGGCTGTTTTATCTTCTCTGGGTGGATTGATTTCAACCGTCATGAATAATGTCGGTGCCCTGGCATTACTGATGCCAGTGGCTATTCAGTCGTCCGTCGAGGCCAAGCGTTCTCCGGCCGTAGTATTAATGCCCCTGGCTTTTGGAACGATTTTGGGTGGAATGGTTACGCTTATTGGAACACCTCCCAATATCATCGTGGCCCATTATCGGGCAGAGGTGGCCGGGGAGCCATTTGGAATGTTCGATTTCACGCCGGTGGGAGGAATCATGGCGCTGGTGGGAATTCTCTTTGTGGCGTTAGTGGGTTGGCGCTTTATTCCCATTGCCCGACGATCTCAAAATGCGCCACAGGACCTGTTTTCTATACAGGAATATTTAACAGAAGTTGAAGTGCCGGAAAATTCAAAGGCAATAGGAAAGTCTTTGTCAGAACTGGAAATGGCCACTGAGGATTCCGACGCCTTAATTATTGGATTGGTGCGAGGTGACCAATCTATTCGGGGGGCGGCTTGGAGGGAACACATTCAGGTCGGCGATGTCCTCGTCCTGGAGGCGGGACCACAAGGCATTAATAAGTTTGTGTCCACATTGGGTTTGAAGTTAACGGGGACCCAGCCAAAGGAAGAAATTCAGGATTCTAAAAAAGCGCCACCCGCAAAAAGGGATGAAGATATGTTATTGGAGGCCGTGGTGCCTCCGGATCGTTCCTGGTTGGTTGGGCGGCTGGCGGGGTCTCTCAAGTTGCGAAGCCGGTTCGGGATTAACTTGTTAGGGGCCTCTCGTCAAGGTACACCTTACCGTGGGCGGCTGAGGGAATTTCGGTTTAAAGCGGGGGATGTGCTTCTGCTGCAGGGAGAAAAGGAAAGGGTTTTGGAAGTGATTGGCCAGCTCGGATGTCTCCCTTTGGCAGAACGGGGACTTCAATTAGGAAAGCCGGGACAGGCGTGGCTGGCAGGCGGGCTATTCGCTCTTGCATTGGGCAGCGCCATGTCCGGATTGGCGTCACTCCCCATTGCCTTAATCTGTTCGGCCTTAGGAATGGTGCTTCTCAACATTGTTTCACCGAGGGATGTGTATCAATCCGTGGATTGGCCGGTCCTAGTATTGTTGGGGGCCATGATTCCTATTGGGCAAGCGTTGGAACGGAGTGGAGCAACGACCGTGTTAGCTCAATTCTTGGTCAATATGATGGAGGGGTTTCCCCCAATTATGCTCTTAGGCATCATCATGGTATTAACGATGACGTTATCAGATGTCATGAATAATGCCGCGACGGCGGTCGTGATGGCACCATTGAGCGTGGCGGTGGCGCAGAATCTTGGGGTGAATACCGATCCCTTTCTCATGGCAGTGGCGATTGGAGCCTCTTGTGCCTTTTTGACTCCAATTGGCCATCAAAATAATTTGTTGGTTATGGGGCCAGGGGGGTATCGATTTGGGGACTACTGGCGTATGGGGTTGCCTTTGGAACTCTTAATCCTCCTGGTCTCAATTCCCCTACTTGTCTTTATGTGGCCCTTAACGGGGCAAAGTTAA